A single region of the Terriglobia bacterium genome encodes:
- a CDS encoding NifB/NifX family molybdenum-iron cluster-binding protein, whose translation MKVAVATTDGTLLSQHFGRSMGFVIFDVEGKDFHRRELRANNHTPHAQGQCGHHDGQHHGEHQGTHHHNSIVELLSDCSFVLCGGMGAGAVSALRANGIQPVMVRGAHSVEDAMTAHLKGNAAIMETGACDHSHA comes from the coding sequence ATGAAAGTAGCAGTTGCAACCACGGATGGAACTTTGCTCTCGCAGCATTTCGGGCGAAGCATGGGATTCGTGATTTTTGATGTTGAAGGCAAGGACTTCCACCGGCGCGAGCTTCGCGCCAACAACCACACGCCGCACGCCCAGGGTCAGTGCGGGCACCACGACGGACAGCATCATGGCGAGCATCAGGGAACGCATCACCACAACAGCATCGTCGAATTGCTCTCCGACTGTAGCTTCGTCCTCTGCGGCGGCATGGGCGCCGGAGCCGTCAGCGCTCTTCGCGCCAACGGCATCCAGCCTGTCATGGTCCGAGGCGCGCACTCCGTCGAAGACGCCATGACGGCTCACCTCAAAGGCAATGCCGCCATAATGGAAACTGGCGCTTGCGACCACTCACACGCCTAG
- a CDS encoding OmpA family protein: MKRFPVAAAIILTGTLAFTAGCTTKKTVARETAPLINKTNELDDLTAKTTRGIKDLDARTTQGLNDVNSKSAAADQKAQAAQQSADQASQAANTAMTGVNTLSNQVANLDNYHAVVETTVHFGFDKADLTQKAKDALDKLAAEIPNTKGYIVAVDGNTDSVGPSDYNYQLSQRRARAVIQYLAAEHQVPAHKIYVIGLGKDKPVAKNNTREGRAENRRVDVKLMTNVVGAQEAQAPAQAPTTAQQ; encoded by the coding sequence ATGAAGCGTTTTCCTGTGGCAGCAGCCATCATCCTGACGGGTACTCTGGCGTTCACCGCCGGATGCACAACCAAGAAGACCGTCGCGCGCGAAACCGCGCCTCTCATCAACAAGACTAATGAATTAGATGATCTCACGGCCAAGACGACCCGCGGCATCAAGGACTTGGACGCCCGCACCACGCAGGGTCTCAATGACGTGAACTCAAAGTCCGCCGCTGCCGATCAGAAAGCCCAGGCCGCCCAGCAGTCGGCCGATCAGGCCAGCCAGGCTGCCAACACGGCAATGACCGGCGTTAATACGCTGTCCAACCAGGTCGCCAACCTCGACAATTATCACGCCGTAGTCGAAACCACCGTTCACTTCGGTTTCGACAAGGCTGACTTGACCCAGAAGGCCAAGGACGCCCTCGACAAACTCGCCGCCGAGATCCCGAACACCAAGGGTTACATCGTGGCCGTGGATGGCAACACCGACTCGGTCGGTCCGTCTGACTACAACTACCAGCTCAGCCAGCGTCGCGCCCGTGCCGTCATCCAATATCTGGCTGCCGAGCACCAGGTCCCGGCTCACAAGATCTACGTTATCGGCCTCGGCAAGGATAAGCCGGTGGCGAAGAACAACACCCGCGAAGGCCGCGCCGAGAACCGCCGCGTCGACGTGAAGCTGATGACCAACGTCGTGGGTGCGCAGGAAGCGCAGGCCCCGGCTCAAGCTCCAACTACAGCTCAACAGTAG
- a CDS encoding helix-turn-helix transcriptional regulator yields MPRRGCPRHGADHPCTCAMGNIYRFIEPVLLLILKEKGHSYGYELSERLGDHALTDAQVERAALYRTLRTLEANGYVTSRWNTQNGGPARRVYSLTKTGHAHLGEWAEVMERLGDAMKTFSKKAARNGR; encoded by the coding sequence ATGCCTAGACGCGGATGTCCGCGGCACGGAGCCGATCACCCGTGCACGTGCGCGATGGGGAACATTTACCGGTTCATCGAGCCGGTGTTGCTGCTGATCCTGAAGGAGAAGGGGCACTCATACGGGTATGAGTTGTCGGAGCGTCTCGGCGACCATGCGTTGACGGACGCGCAGGTGGAGCGTGCGGCGCTGTACCGGACGTTGCGCACACTGGAGGCGAATGGCTACGTCACTTCGAGGTGGAACACGCAGAATGGGGGACCGGCGCGCCGGGTGTATTCGCTGACGAAGACCGGTCACGCGCACCTGGGCGAGTGGGCCGAAGTGATGGAGCGGTTGGGCGATGCGATGAAGACATTTTCAAAGAAAGCTGCAAGGAATGGACGATGA